The following are encoded together in the Algiphilus sp. genome:
- the katG gene encoding catalase/peroxidase HPI, with protein sequence MNRRGMTIAGALTVALSLATGLAALPASAQSEPKSNAFWWPERIDLSPLRDHDPTSNPYGADFDYAEAFASVDIDAVKADLREVMTTSQDWWPADWGHYGPLFIRMAWHSAGTYRTADGRGGAGGGQQRFEPLNSWPDNANLDKARRLLWPIKQKYGRNISWADLMVLAGTVAMEDMGFKTFGFAGGRADDWEPDMVFWGPESEMMGSDRHDGEGNLDKRLGATHMGLIYVNPEGPGGNPDPLASARQIRQAFGHMAMNDEETVALIAGGHTFGKVHGAHDPGECVGPEPAAADVEEQGLGWKNACGKGNAEDTVTSGLEGAWTQAPTQWTHLYLSNLFNHEWELTESPAGAKQWVAKDGALDGTVADAHVEGKRNAPIMLTTDLALKKDPAYRKISRRFLENPEAFEDAFARAWFKLTHRDMGPRARYIGDQVPDEKLLWQDPLPEADYKVIGDKDIKRLKAAILDSGLTVPQLVRTAWASAASYRGTDMRGGANGARVRLAPQKDWPVNDPDELQTVLAKLEEVRSDFNDDLGGNKQVSLADTIVIGGAAAVEKAAADAGHSITVPVAPGRVDASAEQTDVASFAHLEPTADGFRNYYGDGNDRSPADALVNRADLLTLTVPEMTVLVGGMRALDANTNGADHGVFTERPGVLTTDYFVNLLGMETEWRKAEDAEGLYVGIDRSSGDEKWTATPVDLMFGSHSELRAVAEVYAADDGSEKFVQDFVDAWTKVMRLDRFDLS encoded by the coding sequence ATGAACAGAAGAGGGATGACCATCGCCGGCGCGCTCACCGTCGCGCTCTCGCTCGCGACCGGGCTGGCGGCGCTGCCGGCGTCGGCGCAGAGCGAGCCCAAATCCAACGCATTCTGGTGGCCCGAGCGGATCGACCTGAGCCCGCTGCGCGACCACGATCCGACCTCGAACCCGTACGGCGCGGACTTCGACTACGCCGAGGCCTTCGCCAGTGTCGACATCGACGCGGTCAAGGCCGACCTGCGCGAGGTCATGACCACCTCGCAGGACTGGTGGCCGGCCGACTGGGGCCACTACGGCCCGCTCTTCATCCGCATGGCCTGGCACAGCGCCGGCACCTACCGCACCGCAGACGGCCGCGGCGGCGCCGGCGGCGGCCAGCAGCGCTTCGAGCCGCTCAACAGCTGGCCGGACAACGCCAACCTCGACAAGGCACGTCGCCTGCTCTGGCCGATCAAGCAGAAGTACGGCCGCAACATCTCCTGGGCCGACCTCATGGTGCTGGCCGGCACCGTGGCCATGGAGGACATGGGCTTCAAGACCTTCGGCTTCGCGGGCGGGCGCGCCGACGACTGGGAGCCGGACATGGTCTTCTGGGGTCCCGAGTCCGAGATGATGGGCAGCGATCGCCACGACGGCGAGGGCAACCTCGACAAGCGCCTCGGCGCCACCCACATGGGCCTGATCTACGTGAATCCGGAAGGCCCCGGCGGCAATCCCGATCCGCTGGCCTCGGCCAGGCAGATCCGCCAGGCCTTCGGCCACATGGCGATGAACGACGAGGAAACCGTCGCGCTGATCGCCGGCGGCCACACCTTCGGCAAGGTCCACGGTGCGCACGACCCGGGCGAGTGCGTCGGCCCCGAGCCGGCCGCCGCCGACGTCGAGGAGCAGGGCCTGGGCTGGAAGAACGCGTGCGGCAAGGGCAACGCCGAGGACACCGTGACCAGCGGCCTGGAAGGGGCCTGGACGCAGGCGCCCACCCAGTGGACGCACCTCTACCTCAGCAATCTCTTCAATCACGAGTGGGAGCTCACGGAGAGTCCGGCCGGGGCCAAGCAGTGGGTGGCCAAGGACGGCGCGCTCGATGGCACCGTCGCCGACGCCCACGTAGAGGGCAAGCGCAACGCGCCCATCATGCTGACCACCGACCTCGCGCTGAAGAAGGACCCGGCCTACCGCAAGATCTCCAGGCGCTTCCTGGAGAACCCGGAAGCCTTCGAGGACGCCTTCGCGCGCGCCTGGTTCAAGCTGACCCACCGCGACATGGGTCCCCGCGCCCGCTACATCGGCGATCAGGTGCCGGACGAGAAGCTGCTCTGGCAGGACCCGCTGCCCGAGGCCGACTACAAGGTCATCGGTGACAAGGACATCAAGCGCCTGAAGGCGGCCATCCTCGATTCCGGTCTGACCGTGCCGCAGCTGGTGCGGACCGCGTGGGCGTCGGCCGCCAGCTATCGGGGTACCGACATGCGCGGCGGTGCCAACGGTGCCCGCGTGCGTCTGGCCCCGCAGAAGGACTGGCCGGTCAACGATCCGGACGAGCTGCAGACGGTACTCGCGAAGCTGGAGGAAGTGCGCAGCGACTTCAACGACGATCTGGGCGGCAACAAGCAAGTCTCGCTCGCCGACACCATCGTCATCGGCGGCGCCGCGGCGGTCGAGAAGGCGGCGGCCGACGCCGGTCACAGCATCACCGTGCCGGTGGCCCCGGGCCGTGTCGACGCCAGCGCCGAGCAGACCGATGTGGCCTCCTTCGCCCACCTCGAGCCCACCGCCGACGGCTTCCGCAACTACTACGGCGACGGCAACGATCGCTCGCCGGCGGACGCCCTGGTCAATCGCGCCGATCTGCTGACCCTGACCGTGCCCGAGATGACCGTGCTGGTCGGCGGCATGCGCGCGCTCGATGCCAACACGAACGGCGCAGATCACGGCGTGTTCACGGAGCGTCCCGGCGTGCTCACCACCGACTACTTCGTGAACCTGCTCGGCATGGAGACCGAATGGCGCAAGGCGGAGGATGCCGAGGGGCTGTACGTCGGCATCGACCGCAGCAGCGGTGACGAGAAGTGGACCGCCACGCCGGTGGACCTGATGTTCGGCTCGCATTCCGAGCTGCGCGCGGTGGCCGAGGTCTACGCCGCCGACGACGGCAGCGAGAAGTTCGTGCAGGACTTCGTCGACGCCTGGACCAAGGTCATGCGGCTGGACCGCTTCGACCTCAGCTGA
- a CDS encoding YaeQ family protein → MALTATLHHFTIQLADMDRGVYADFGLRVAQQPSETAIFMLVRVLAYCLEYTDGIALTEGVATSDEPAVVVRDMTGRITRWIEVGAPDAERVHRGSKLAGSAAVYTHRDPQPLLAQYVDARIHRATDVPVLAFERAFLASAADALQRRSKLAVSVTEGQVYLDIDGANWASAIQRYSAAGA, encoded by the coding sequence ATGGCCCTGACCGCGACGCTCCATCACTTCACCATCCAGCTCGCGGACATGGACCGCGGCGTCTACGCCGACTTCGGCCTGCGCGTGGCGCAGCAGCCGTCGGAGACCGCCATCTTCATGCTGGTACGCGTGCTCGCCTACTGCCTGGAGTACACCGACGGCATCGCGCTGACCGAGGGCGTGGCGACCAGCGACGAGCCGGCGGTCGTGGTGCGCGACATGACCGGGCGCATCACCCGCTGGATCGAGGTCGGCGCACCGGATGCCGAGCGCGTGCACCGCGGCAGCAAGCTCGCCGGCAGCGCCGCCGTATACACGCATCGCGACCCGCAGCCGCTGCTGGCGCAGTACGTCGACGCGCGCATCCACCGCGCGACGGACGTGCCGGTGCTCGCCTTCGAGCGCGCATTCCTCGCCTCGGCTGCCGACGCGCTGCAGCGGCGGTCGAAGCTGGCGGTGTCGGTGACCGAGGGGCAGGTGTATCTCGACATCGACGGCGCCAACTGGGCGAGCGCCATCCAGCGCTACAGCGCGGCCGGTGCATAG
- a CDS encoding aminotransferase class V-fold PLP-dependent enzyme, translating to MTAFKPEADPDGLLEYSVVFTERALNHMSPAFQQVMRDLSAMLREVYAAEAAVIVPGGGTVGMEAVARQLAQDRCCLVLRNGWFSYRWSQILERGRIAASTAVLQAHPLSDDREAAFAPPPIGDIVAAIEREAPEVVFAPHVETSAGILLPDDYIREIARATHAVGGLFVLDCVASGALWVDMAGLGVDVLISAPQKSWSATPCAALVMLGPDALARVEATQSSSFACDLGQWLQIMRAYEDGGHAYHATMPTDGLRHLRDAMRETIAFGLERARKEQIALGDGVRAALAARGFASVAAEGFEAPGVVVCHTDDDGIHSGRRFAEQGLQIAKGVPLMCGERDDFRTFRIGLFGLDKLADVPRTVGRFAVALDAIGATD from the coding sequence GTGACCGCCTTCAAGCCCGAAGCCGATCCGGACGGTCTGCTGGAGTACTCGGTGGTGTTCACCGAGCGCGCGCTCAACCACATGTCGCCCGCGTTCCAGCAGGTCATGCGCGACCTCTCGGCGATGCTGCGCGAGGTCTACGCCGCCGAGGCCGCGGTGATCGTGCCCGGCGGCGGCACCGTCGGCATGGAGGCGGTGGCGCGCCAGCTGGCCCAGGACCGGTGCTGCCTGGTGCTGCGCAACGGCTGGTTCAGCTACCGCTGGTCGCAGATCCTGGAGCGCGGGCGCATCGCTGCAAGCACGGCCGTGCTGCAGGCCCACCCACTGAGCGACGATCGCGAGGCCGCCTTCGCGCCGCCGCCGATCGGCGACATCGTCGCCGCCATCGAGCGCGAGGCGCCGGAGGTGGTGTTCGCGCCGCACGTCGAGACCTCGGCCGGCATCCTGCTCCCCGACGACTACATCCGCGAGATCGCGCGGGCGACGCACGCCGTCGGCGGGCTGTTCGTGCTGGACTGCGTGGCCTCGGGCGCGCTGTGGGTGGACATGGCCGGCCTCGGTGTCGATGTGCTGATCAGCGCCCCGCAGAAGAGCTGGAGTGCCACGCCGTGCGCTGCGCTGGTCATGCTGGGTCCGGACGCGCTGGCGCGGGTCGAGGCGACACAGAGCTCGAGCTTCGCCTGCGATCTCGGGCAGTGGCTGCAGATCATGCGTGCCTACGAGGACGGCGGGCACGCCTATCACGCGACCATGCCCACCGACGGCCTCCGCCATCTGCGCGACGCCATGCGCGAAACCATAGCCTTCGGTCTGGAGCGCGCGCGCAAGGAGCAGATCGCCCTCGGCGACGGCGTGCGCGCCGCCCTCGCCGCGCGGGGCTTTGCGAGCGTGGCGGCGGAGGGCTTCGAAGCCCCCGGCGTGGTGGTCTGCCATACCGACGACGACGGCATCCACAGCGGCAGGCGCTTCGCCGAGCAGGGCCTGCAGATCGCGAAGGGCGTGCCGCTGATGTGCGGCGAGCGCGACGACTTCAGGACCTTCCGCATCGGCCTGTTCGGCCTCGACAAGCTGGCCGACGTGCCGCGCACGGTGGGGCGCTTCGCGGTCGCGCTGGACGCCATCGGCGCAACGGACTGA